One part of the Tenacibaculum sp. 190130A14a genome encodes these proteins:
- the mraY gene encoding phospho-N-acetylmuramoyl-pentapeptide-transferase, protein MLYYIFQYLENEFNLAGASVFQFITFRSAAAFILSLLISTIFGKRIINFLRKQQVGETVRDLGLEGQVQKAGTPTMGGVIIILGTLIPVLLLAKLENIYIIILLITTVWMGLIGFADDYIKVFKKDKAGLKGRFKVLGQVGLGVIVGSMLYFHQDVTIKEQLPQEQQIVQENGRKKVFGEEHKSTKTTVPFLKDNELDYAKALSFLGGDYKKYAWVIFIPLVIFIITAVSNGANLTDGIDGLAAGSSAIMVIALAIFAWVSGNIIFADYLDVMYIPNSGEMTVFILAFAGALIGFLWYNTYPAQVFMGDTGSLTIGGIIAVIAIAIRKELLIPVLAGIFLAENLSVMLQVSYFKYTKKKYGEGRRIFKMSPLHHHYQKLGYHESKIVTRFWIVGILLAVLAIVTLKLR, encoded by the coding sequence ATGCTGTATTATATATTTCAATATTTAGAAAATGAATTCAACCTTGCTGGAGCAAGTGTATTTCAATTTATTACATTTCGTTCAGCAGCAGCATTTATTTTGTCGTTGTTAATCTCAACTATTTTTGGGAAAAGAATAATTAATTTCTTAAGAAAACAACAGGTAGGGGAGACGGTACGTGATTTAGGATTGGAAGGACAGGTTCAAAAAGCTGGAACTCCAACGATGGGAGGAGTCATAATCATTTTAGGTACACTAATTCCTGTGTTGTTACTAGCTAAGTTAGAGAATATCTACATCATCATTTTGCTAATAACAACTGTTTGGATGGGGTTAATTGGGTTTGCTGATGATTATATAAAGGTATTCAAAAAAGATAAGGCAGGGTTAAAAGGAAGATTTAAGGTTTTAGGTCAGGTTGGCTTGGGAGTTATTGTTGGTTCAATGTTGTATTTCCATCAAGATGTAACCATTAAAGAACAGTTACCACAAGAACAACAAATAGTTCAAGAGAATGGAAGAAAAAAAGTATTTGGAGAAGAACATAAGTCAACAAAAACAACAGTTCCGTTTTTAAAGGACAATGAACTTGATTACGCAAAAGCATTGAGTTTTTTAGGAGGTGATTATAAGAAATATGCTTGGGTAATTTTTATCCCATTAGTAATATTTATTATTACAGCAGTTTCAAATGGGGCTAATTTAACAGATGGAATCGATGGGTTAGCAGCAGGATCGTCTGCTATAATGGTAATAGCTCTGGCGATTTTTGCTTGGGTTTCAGGTAATATCATTTTTGCAGATTATTTAGATGTGATGTATATACCTAACTCCGGTGAAATGACGGTGTTTATTTTGGCGTTTGCGGGTGCGTTAATTGGTTTCTTATGGTATAATACTTATCCTGCGCAAGTCTTTATGGGTGACACAGGGAGTTTAACCATTGGAGGAATTATAGCGGTAATTGCTATTGCTATCAGAAAAGAACTACTTATACCAGTTTTGGCGGGAATATTTTTAGCAGAAAACTTATCGGTAATGTTGCAGGTGTCATATTTTAAATACACTAAAAAGAAATATGGAGAGGGACGACGTATTTTCAAAATGTCACCTCTACATCATCATTATCAAAAGTTAGGATATCATGAAAGTAAAATAGTTACTCGCTTTTGGATTGTTGGAATTCTTTTAGCGGTGTTAGCTATCGTAACCTTGAAGTTAAGATAA
- the murD gene encoding UDP-N-acetylmuramoyl-L-alanine--D-glutamate ligase produces MKKLVVLGGGESGVGTAILGKQKGFEVFLSDKGKIAEKYKKVLLKEEIEFEEEQHTETKILNADVVMKSPGIPDKVSLIQKLQDKSVKVISEIEFASEYTNATIIGITGSNGKTTTTMLVGHVLKQAGLNVGIGGNIGDSFAGQVANKSHENYVLELSSFQLDGIEKFKPHIAILTNITPDHLDRYEYKFENYIKSKFRITENQTENDFLIYDGDDEVITNWIISTKIKAQLMPFSIEKELEQGVFLRGENIIMKIKTEEILMNASELKLQGKHNVKNAMATSMAAKLMQVRKQTIAESLSDFEGVEHRLENVQKVNGIQFVNDSKATNVNAAYYALECMDVPTVWIVGGVDKGNDYTDLLPLVREKVKAIVCLGLDNQKIIETFGGVVDSLIETAGAEEAVKVAYKLASKGDTVLLSPACASFDLFKSYEDRGTKFKEAVRGL; encoded by the coding sequence ATGAAGAAACTGGTTGTTTTAGGAGGAGGAGAAAGTGGTGTTGGAACTGCTATTTTGGGGAAGCAAAAAGGTTTTGAAGTTTTCCTTTCTGATAAAGGTAAAATAGCAGAGAAGTACAAAAAAGTTCTTTTAAAAGAGGAAATAGAGTTTGAAGAGGAGCAGCATACAGAAACTAAAATTTTGAATGCTGATGTGGTTATGAAAAGTCCTGGGATTCCAGACAAGGTGAGCTTAATTCAAAAGCTCCAAGATAAAAGTGTTAAGGTGATTTCTGAAATAGAATTTGCTTCAGAATATACAAATGCAACAATCATTGGAATAACTGGTTCAAATGGAAAAACTACTACAACGATGCTTGTTGGGCATGTTTTAAAACAAGCAGGGTTAAATGTAGGGATAGGTGGAAATATTGGTGATAGTTTTGCTGGTCAGGTAGCAAACAAATCACATGAGAATTATGTGTTGGAATTGAGCAGTTTTCAATTAGATGGGATTGAGAAATTTAAACCGCACATAGCAATATTAACAAATATTACACCCGATCATTTAGATCGATATGAATACAAATTTGAGAATTACATAAAATCAAAATTTAGAATAACAGAGAATCAAACTGAAAATGATTTTTTGATTTATGATGGAGATGATGAAGTGATTACTAATTGGATAATTAGTACTAAAATAAAAGCTCAATTAATGCCTTTTTCAATTGAAAAGGAACTTGAACAAGGGGTGTTTTTGAGAGGAGAAAATATAATTATGAAAATAAAGACAGAGGAAATTTTAATGAATGCATCTGAATTAAAATTACAAGGAAAGCACAATGTTAAAAATGCCATGGCTACTTCAATGGCTGCTAAACTAATGCAGGTAAGAAAGCAAACTATTGCAGAAAGTTTGTCAGATTTTGAAGGTGTTGAGCATCGTTTAGAAAATGTGCAAAAAGTAAATGGAATTCAGTTTGTAAATGATAGTAAAGCAACCAATGTAAATGCAGCATATTATGCCTTAGAATGCATGGATGTTCCTACGGTTTGGATTGTTGGAGGGGTTGATAAAGGGAATGATTATACCGATTTATTACCATTAGTTCGAGAAAAAGTAAAAGCAATTGTTTGTTTAGGTTTAGATAATCAAAAGATTATTGAAACTTTTGGAGGAGTTGTAGATAGTTTGATTGAAACAGCTGGTGCAGAAGAAGCAGTAAAGGTTGCTTATAAATTGGCATCTAAAGGAGATACTGTATTGTTGTCTCCAGCATGTGCAAGTTTCGACTTGTTTAAAAGTTATGAAGATAGAGGAACGAAATTCAAAGAAG